In a single window of the Saccharothrix australiensis genome:
- a CDS encoding class I SAM-dependent methyltransferase yields the protein MTDVDWLRLNRENWDDRTSVHAASEYYDLPGFRAGRSTLRAFEVAEVGDVTGKSLLHLQCHMGQDTLSWARLGARVTGLDFSPEAVGTARALADETGLDARFVVSDVYEARAALGRERFDVVYTGFGALVWLPDVWRWAEVVASLLADGGFLYLAEFHPFTDVVDEDGRTLAHDYFHGDGEVYDYPLTYTDGPPLTRTRSVQWQHPLGDVVTALVRAGLRIDFLHEHDVTLFQVFATLRRAEDGTYRYPDGHPRLPLTYTLRATRA from the coding sequence GTGACCGACGTGGACTGGCTGCGCCTCAACCGCGAGAACTGGGACGACCGCACCAGCGTCCACGCCGCCAGCGAGTACTACGACCTGCCCGGCTTCCGCGCCGGCCGGTCGACGCTGCGCGCGTTCGAGGTGGCCGAGGTCGGCGACGTGACCGGGAAGAGCCTGCTGCACCTCCAGTGCCACATGGGCCAGGACACCCTGTCGTGGGCCCGGCTCGGCGCGCGGGTGACCGGCCTGGACTTCTCCCCCGAGGCCGTGGGCACCGCACGCGCGCTGGCCGACGAGACCGGCCTGGACGCGCGGTTCGTGGTTTCGGACGTCTACGAGGCGCGGGCGGCGCTGGGCCGGGAGCGGTTCGACGTCGTCTACACCGGGTTCGGCGCGCTGGTGTGGCTGCCGGACGTGTGGCGCTGGGCCGAGGTCGTGGCGTCCCTCCTGGCCGACGGCGGCTTCCTGTACCTGGCGGAGTTCCACCCGTTCACCGATGTGGTCGACGAGGACGGGCGGACGCTCGCCCACGACTACTTCCACGGCGACGGCGAGGTCTACGACTACCCGCTCACCTACACCGACGGGCCGCCGCTGACCAGGACCCGCTCCGTGCAGTGGCAGCACCCGCTCGGCGACGTCGTGACGGCGCTGGTGCGGGCGGGGCTGCGCATCGACTTCCTGCACGAGCACGACGTGACCCTGTTCCAGGTCTTCGCCACCCTGCGGCGCGCGGAGGACGGCACCTACCGCTACCCCGACGGCCACCCGCGCCTGCCGCTGACCTACACGCTGCGGGCGACCAGGGCGTAG
- a CDS encoding VanZ family protein, whose product MRMSETIIAFILFALVVPLAALPWVHLQYRRYGQLRGWSAVVAAAGVLYGCGLVAFTLFPLPAVTPDFCLDRHLLDTWQLRPFASLDDVLREGRAALSQVLLNVVLFVPLGFLLRYRFGRGLPAATAVGLLTSLCVELVQGTAILGLYPCPYRLADVDDLVTNTLGCVLGWLLARWAGRLLPPAVPEPSADLAPPGLLRRGLAFAGDLLTIGLTQSAVQVVLALTGGRPRELTTTDWFGVALGAAVLVAYTLLVPLLRADRATPGQVVFHLAVVGRGGGPASRGATVVRFAAWWLPVLLLAATGRTGLVLVLAALLGLLARLRADRRGLPALVSRTRTVTRAAYERGVAADR is encoded by the coding sequence GTGCGGATGAGCGAGACGATCATCGCGTTCATCCTGTTCGCCCTGGTGGTGCCGCTGGCCGCGCTGCCCTGGGTGCACCTCCAGTACCGCAGGTACGGGCAGTTGCGCGGCTGGTCGGCGGTCGTGGCGGCGGCCGGCGTGCTCTACGGCTGCGGGCTGGTCGCGTTCACGCTGTTCCCGCTGCCCGCGGTCACGCCGGACTTCTGCCTCGACCGCCACCTGCTCGACACCTGGCAGCTGCGGCCGTTCGCGTCCCTGGACGACGTCCTCCGCGAAGGCCGGGCGGCCCTGTCGCAGGTGCTGCTGAACGTGGTCCTGTTCGTGCCGCTGGGTTTCCTGCTCCGCTACCGCTTCGGCCGCGGCCTGCCCGCCGCGACCGCGGTGGGCCTGCTCACCTCGCTGTGCGTCGAGCTGGTCCAGGGCACCGCGATCCTCGGCCTCTACCCGTGCCCGTACCGGCTGGCCGACGTGGACGACCTGGTGACCAACACCCTGGGCTGCGTCCTGGGCTGGCTGCTCGCCCGGTGGGCAGGCCGCCTGCTCCCGCCCGCGGTGCCCGAGCCGAGCGCCGACCTCGCGCCGCCGGGCCTGCTGCGCCGCGGGCTGGCGTTCGCCGGCGACCTGCTCACGATCGGCCTGACCCAGTCCGCCGTCCAGGTGGTGCTCGCCCTGACCGGCGGCAGGCCGCGCGAGCTGACGACGACCGACTGGTTCGGCGTCGCCCTGGGCGCGGCGGTGCTCGTCGCGTACACGCTGCTGGTGCCGCTGCTGCGGGCCGACCGCGCGACACCCGGCCAGGTCGTGTTCCACCTGGCGGTGGTCGGCCGGGGCGGCGGGCCCGCGAGCCGGGGCGCGACCGTCGTGCGCTTCGCCGCCTGGTGGCTGCCGGTGCTCCTGCTGGCCGCCACCGGCCGGACCGGCCTGGTCCTGGTGCTCGCCGCGCTCCTCGGCCTGCTGGCCCGGCTCCGGGCGGACCGGCGCGGCCTGCCCGCCCTGGTCTCCCGAACCCGCACGGTGACACGCGCGGCCTACGAGCGCGGCGTCGCGGCCGACCGGTGA
- a CDS encoding TetR/AcrR family transcriptional regulator, with amino-acid sequence MNGGTTLRDRKKKQTRIALCRAALTLAAERGLDNVTVEDISTTVGVSPRTFFNYFGSKEEALVGPGEREVGPRVRDRIVAQPAEVGPCDAVKAAVLAEVAEELADDRDLWLLRMRVVQQHPVLLARLFAGGEVVERHVVAGIADRVGLPATDLYPMLLAAAAGSASRVAFARWAGSEQDAERPFESLLAESFDLLSAGLATPPSS; translated from the coding sequence GTGAATGGGGGGACGACTCTTCGTGACCGCAAGAAGAAGCAGACGCGCATCGCGCTCTGCCGGGCCGCGTTGACGCTCGCCGCCGAACGGGGACTGGACAACGTCACCGTGGAGGACATCAGCACCACAGTGGGTGTGTCGCCGCGGACGTTCTTCAACTACTTCGGCAGCAAGGAGGAGGCCCTCGTCGGGCCGGGCGAGCGGGAGGTCGGTCCGCGCGTCCGGGACCGGATCGTCGCCCAGCCCGCCGAAGTCGGCCCGTGCGACGCCGTGAAGGCCGCGGTGCTCGCGGAGGTCGCGGAGGAACTCGCCGACGACCGCGACCTGTGGCTGCTGCGGATGCGCGTGGTGCAGCAGCACCCCGTGCTGCTCGCCCGCCTCTTCGCGGGCGGCGAGGTGGTCGAGCGGCACGTGGTCGCCGGCATCGCCGACCGCGTGGGGCTGCCCGCGACCGACCTGTACCCGATGCTGCTCGCCGCCGCGGCGGGCTCCGCGTCCCGCGTGGCGTTCGCCAGGTGGGCCGGATCGGAACAGGACGCCGAGCGCCCGTTCGAATCCCTGCTCGCGGAGTCGTTCGACCTGCTGTCGGCAGGTCTGGCGACGCCGCCCAGCTCGTAA
- a CDS encoding MDR family MFS transporter yields the protein MSVETTEPTAGGTARRDVVQAMSGLMLGMFMAILASTIVSNALPRIIADLQGSQSVYTWVVTTELLAMTATVPLWGKLADLYSRKLLIQLSLGMFVVGSLIAGFSPNVEVLIASRIVQGLGAGGMTALATIVMAAMIPPRDMGKYAGLFGAVFGVGTVAGPLIGGVIVDTSWLGWRWCFFIGVPFTLAAILLLQRTLRLPVVRNEVKIDYLGAALIVAGVSTLLVWTTLAGNQFEWLSGWTALMVVGGLVLLALAVWVESRAADPIVPLTIFANRTVTLTTLASALVGIAMFGGTVFLSQYFQIGLGKTPTQAGLMSLPLILGLLVSSTVAGQLITKWGRWKVFLIAGAAVMVGGMLLLGTIDAGTSVFVVSVHMAVLGVGVGMLMQNLVLVAQNDVPAKDLGTTTSTLTFFRSLGGAIGVSVLGAVLANRVTGLMTEKFGPLPGGDSGSVPDLSQLPAEVRGVVQEIYATATAELFLIGAPIAVLALLAVLFIKEKPLKTMSGDERLAAEAAH from the coding sequence ATGTCCGTCGAAACGACCGAACCGACCGCGGGTGGCACCGCGCGCCGGGACGTCGTGCAAGCCATGTCCGGGCTGATGCTCGGCATGTTCATGGCCATCCTGGCCTCCACCATCGTGTCCAACGCCCTGCCGCGGATCATCGCCGACCTCCAGGGGTCCCAGTCGGTGTACACGTGGGTGGTCACGACCGAGCTGCTGGCCATGACGGCGACCGTGCCGCTGTGGGGCAAGCTCGCCGACCTCTACAGCCGGAAGCTGCTCATCCAGCTTTCGCTGGGCATGTTCGTCGTCGGCTCGCTGATCGCCGGGTTCTCGCCCAACGTCGAGGTCCTCATCGCCAGCCGCATCGTGCAGGGCCTGGGCGCGGGCGGCATGACCGCGCTGGCCACCATCGTGATGGCGGCCATGATCCCGCCGCGCGACATGGGCAAGTACGCCGGCCTGTTCGGCGCGGTGTTCGGCGTCGGCACGGTCGCCGGGCCGCTGATCGGCGGCGTCATCGTGGACACGTCGTGGCTGGGCTGGCGCTGGTGCTTCTTCATCGGCGTGCCGTTCACGCTCGCCGCGATCCTGCTGCTCCAGCGCACGCTGCGGCTGCCGGTGGTGCGCAACGAGGTCAAGATCGACTACCTGGGCGCGGCGCTGATCGTGGCCGGTGTGTCGACGCTGCTGGTGTGGACGACGCTGGCGGGCAACCAGTTCGAGTGGCTGTCCGGCTGGACCGCGCTGATGGTGGTCGGCGGCCTGGTGCTGCTGGCGCTGGCGGTCTGGGTGGAGTCGCGCGCGGCGGACCCGATCGTGCCGCTGACGATCTTCGCCAACCGCACCGTCACGCTCACCACGCTGGCGAGCGCGCTGGTCGGCATCGCGATGTTCGGCGGCACGGTGTTCCTGTCCCAGTACTTCCAGATCGGGCTGGGCAAGACGCCGACGCAGGCGGGCCTGATGAGCCTGCCGCTGATCCTCGGCCTGCTCGTGTCGTCCACGGTGGCCGGCCAGCTCATCACCAAGTGGGGTCGCTGGAAGGTGTTCCTGATCGCGGGCGCCGCGGTGATGGTCGGCGGGATGCTGCTGCTGGGCACCATCGACGCGGGCACCAGCGTGTTCGTGGTGTCGGTGCACATGGCGGTGCTGGGCGTCGGCGTCGGGATGCTGATGCAGAACCTGGTGCTGGTGGCGCAGAACGACGTGCCGGCGAAGGACCTGGGCACGACCACGTCGACGCTGACGTTCTTCCGGTCGCTCGGCGGCGCGATCGGCGTGAGCGTGCTGGGCGCGGTCCTGGCCAACCGGGTGACCGGGCTGATGACGGAGAAGTTCGGCCCGCTGCCGGGCGGCGACTCGGGCTCGGTGCCCGACCTGTCGCAGCTGCCCGCGGAGGTGCGCGGCGTCGTGCAGGAGATCTACGCGACGGCGACGGCCGAGCTGTTCCTGATCGGCGCGCCGATCGCGGTACTGGCCCTGCTGGCGGTGCTCTTCATCAAGGAGAAGCCGCTCAAGACCATGAGCGGCGACGAACGCCTGGCCGCCGAAGCCGCCCACTGA
- a CDS encoding VWA domain-containing protein has product MTRNATFAARYWAALTGGHPPGRRGAGGEPTFGRRYLAALSAPPPIAPRVGARANLWRLGSLTTAVVSGLTALFSLGAHVVPLTATSGAGTHLEPVPAALVAPAEVVVLVDQPAGPEALAREREATALIAAAEVSPLSSVTVLGYDGGPAVEVVCGRTVLAGEVERERLAECARTIPARQSAGDGHAPALARAVAEFEPTPAAHGTRLVFLLTGATPDRGGGRTPAPGNAASDLGRALASAREKGVRVEPIGFGGADRRVLDGYAAGASPCPAGGAPPRATVVADSKELPGVVLSVLAARCATGAHPVRNVRLTGRDEVVVPVHVPAGASSVAITVAKGDGRVAAAYSDPTGVQVPRSARTTGRPAADGRAGGAPDAVEVLRVAAPRPGPWHVHLTAPDDAGDWTARVGATWAAGT; this is encoded by the coding sequence GTGACCCGCAACGCCACGTTCGCCGCCCGCTACTGGGCCGCGCTGACCGGGGGCCACCCCCCCGGTCGGCGCGGGGCCGGCGGCGAACCGACCTTCGGCCGCCGGTACCTGGCGGCGTTGAGCGCCCCGCCCCCGATCGCACCGCGCGTCGGGGCGAGGGCGAACCTGTGGCGGCTCGGCTCGCTGACCACCGCGGTGGTCAGCGGGCTGACCGCCCTCTTCTCGCTGGGCGCGCACGTCGTGCCCCTCACGGCCACGTCGGGCGCGGGCACGCACCTGGAGCCCGTCCCGGCGGCCCTCGTCGCGCCCGCCGAGGTCGTCGTGCTGGTCGACCAGCCGGCCGGACCGGAGGCGCTGGCCCGCGAGCGGGAGGCGACCGCGCTGATCGCGGCGGCCGAGGTGTCCCCGTTGTCGTCGGTCACCGTGCTCGGCTACGACGGCGGGCCGGCCGTCGAGGTGGTGTGCGGCCGGACGGTGCTCGCCGGGGAGGTCGAGCGCGAGCGGCTCGCCGAGTGCGCCCGGACGATCCCCGCGCGGCAGTCGGCAGGCGACGGGCACGCCCCGGCGCTGGCGCGGGCGGTGGCCGAGTTCGAGCCCACGCCGGCGGCGCACGGGACGCGGCTGGTCTTCCTGTTGACCGGCGCGACGCCCGACCGCGGGGGCGGTCGCACCCCCGCTCCGGGGAACGCGGCGTCGGACCTCGGACGGGCGCTGGCGTCCGCGCGGGAGAAGGGGGTCCGGGTCGAGCCGATCGGGTTCGGCGGGGCCGACCGGCGGGTGCTCGACGGGTACGCCGCCGGCGCGTCGCCGTGCCCCGCCGGCGGTGCGCCGCCACGGGCGACGGTCGTGGCCGACTCGAAGGAGCTGCCCGGCGTCGTGCTGTCCGTGCTCGCCGCCCGGTGCGCGACCGGGGCGCACCCGGTGCGGAACGTCCGGCTGACGGGCCGGGACGAGGTGGTGGTGCCCGTGCACGTCCCGGCCGGCGCGAGTTCGGTGGCGATCACCGTGGCGAAGGGCGACGGCCGGGTGGCGGCGGCGTACTCCGACCCGACGGGCGTGCAGGTCCCGCGATCGGCGCGGACGACCGGCCGGCCCGCCGCCGACGGCCGGGCAGGCGGTGCGCCCGACGCGGTCGAGGTGCTCCGCGTGGCGGCCCCCCGGCCGGGGCCCTGGCACGTCCACCTGACCGCTCCGGACGACGCGGGCGACTGGACCGCGCGGGTGGGCGCGACGTGGGCGGCGGGAACCTGA
- the glyA gene encoding serine hydroxymethyltransferase, producing MHQPPVPALSAADPEVARLVEAEARRQFEKIRLIASENYVSRAVLEATGTVLTNKYSEGYAGRRYYEGQQVVDPVETLAADRAKRLFAVDHANVQPYSGSPANLAVYLAFLEPGDTVMGMALPMGGHLTHGWNVSATGKWFRSAQYGVRRDTGRVDLDEVRDLALRERPKVIFCGGTAIPRTIDFPAFAAIAREVDAVLVADIAHIAGLVAGGAHPSPVGHAPVITTTTHKTLRGPRGAMILADAAHAKAVDKAVFPGLQGGPHNHTTAAIAVALGEASTEGFRTYAHDVVANARALAAALAHRGFDLVSGGTDNHLILVDLTGKGIGGKPAAKALDRAGIEANYNTVPYDPRKPFDPSGLRLGTAAITTRGLGPDQMPQLAAWIDAAVQAAGDEALLDRIAAEAAELMAAYPMPGWA from the coding sequence GTGCACCAACCGCCGGTTCCCGCGCTGTCCGCCGCCGACCCCGAGGTCGCGCGGCTGGTCGAGGCCGAGGCCCGTCGCCAGTTCGAGAAGATCCGGCTCATCGCGTCGGAGAACTACGTGTCGCGGGCCGTGCTGGAGGCCACCGGCACCGTGCTGACCAACAAGTACTCCGAGGGCTACGCGGGCCGCCGCTACTACGAGGGTCAGCAGGTGGTCGACCCGGTCGAGACGCTGGCCGCGGACCGCGCGAAGCGCCTGTTCGCCGTCGACCACGCCAACGTGCAGCCCTACTCGGGCTCGCCCGCGAACCTGGCCGTCTACCTGGCGTTCCTGGAGCCCGGCGACACCGTGATGGGGATGGCGCTGCCGATGGGCGGGCACCTGACGCACGGCTGGAACGTGTCCGCGACCGGCAAGTGGTTCCGCAGCGCGCAGTACGGCGTGCGCCGGGACACCGGCCGCGTCGACCTCGACGAGGTGCGCGACCTGGCCCTGCGCGAGCGCCCGAAGGTCATCTTCTGCGGCGGCACGGCGATCCCGCGCACGATCGACTTCCCGGCGTTCGCCGCCATCGCGCGGGAGGTGGACGCGGTGCTGGTGGCCGACATCGCGCACATCGCGGGGCTCGTCGCGGGCGGCGCGCACCCCTCGCCGGTCGGGCACGCCCCGGTGATCACCACCACGACGCACAAGACACTGCGCGGCCCGCGCGGCGCGATGATCCTCGCCGACGCCGCGCACGCCAAGGCCGTCGACAAGGCCGTCTTCCCCGGATTGCAGGGCGGGCCGCACAACCACACCACGGCGGCCATCGCGGTGGCGCTGGGCGAGGCGTCCACGGAGGGTTTCCGCACCTACGCGCACGACGTCGTGGCGAACGCCCGCGCGCTGGCGGCGGCCCTGGCGCACCGCGGGTTCGACCTGGTGTCCGGCGGCACCGACAACCACCTGATCCTGGTCGACCTGACCGGCAAGGGCATCGGCGGCAAGCCGGCGGCCAAGGCGCTGGACCGGGCCGGCATCGAGGCCAACTACAACACCGTGCCGTACGACCCGCGCAAGCCGTTCGACCCGTCCGGCCTGCGACTGGGCACGGCGGCCATCACCACCCGCGGCCTCGGCCCCGACCAGATGCCGCAACTGGCGGCGTGGATCGACGCGGCCGTGCAGGCGGCCGGCGACGAGGCGCTGCTGGACCGCATCGCGGCGGAGGCGGCGGAACTGATGGCCGCCTACCCGATGCCGGGTTGGGCGTAG
- a CDS encoding TetR/AcrR family transcriptional regulator, producing the protein MDTGLRARKKSATSLALHEAALRLALEHGPDRVTVESIADAAGVSRRTFSNHFANKEEALFHGDLLRLRRLLALVRARPADEPPGTALARAATDLFAEGDPPDPVRAAQRRLLRGHPALLAHQVAAYAAVERELAAEVRTRGATELRSRVLAATFLATLRAATQHWLEHPDRPLAEWVSDALS; encoded by the coding sequence ATGGACACGGGACTGCGCGCGCGCAAGAAGTCGGCCACGAGCCTCGCCCTGCACGAGGCCGCCCTGCGCCTGGCCCTGGAGCACGGACCCGACCGCGTCACCGTCGAGTCGATCGCGGACGCCGCGGGCGTCTCCCGGCGCACCTTCTCCAACCACTTCGCGAACAAGGAGGAGGCGCTCTTCCACGGCGACCTGCTGCGCCTGCGCCGCCTGCTCGCCCTGGTCCGCGCCCGCCCGGCGGACGAGCCGCCGGGCACCGCCCTGGCCCGTGCCGCGACCGACCTGTTCGCCGAGGGCGACCCGCCGGACCCGGTCCGGGCGGCCCAGCGGCGGCTGCTGCGCGGCCACCCCGCGCTGCTCGCCCACCAGGTCGCCGCCTACGCCGCGGTCGAACGCGAACTGGCGGCCGAGGTGCGCACGCGCGGCGCGACCGAACTGCGGTCCCGAGTGCTCGCCGCGACGTTCCTCGCCACGCTCCGCGCCGCGACCCAGCACTGGCTGGAGCACCCCGACCGACCGCTCGCCGAGTGGGTCTCCGACGCGCTCTCCTAA
- a CDS encoding ankyrin repeat domain-containing protein has product MGADPAEVLRVSALLAAVEDGDLAEVRRLLAEGVAPDEDAFYHACEQGDPAFLDALYAPGFERAVNHKLDFEDAAGLRWFLDRGVDVNAHHCLHHAIGRGRGLRVLTMLLDAGADVNRPWDRWDVGRRPLALAARCGHLAAYELLASRGAVAELDAVDAAVLAVARGESAALPRATPSVRGTPDGDDGGWLLGQFAGLGRTGVVAALLDGGMAVDTRGWSGFTPLDQAALNGRLDTARLLVARGADLADTAFDEHGPTPLDCAIWGSRHNRTDDGDYVGTVALLVGAGAPTCHTPPTGDPGIDALLR; this is encoded by the coding sequence ATGGGAGCCGACCCTGCGGAGGTGCTGCGCGTGTCGGCGTTGCTGGCGGCGGTGGAGGACGGTGACCTGGCGGAGGTCCGGCGTCTGCTGGCGGAGGGCGTCGCGCCCGACGAGGATGCCTTCTACCACGCGTGCGAGCAGGGCGACCCGGCGTTCCTGGACGCCCTGTACGCGCCCGGTTTCGAGCGGGCGGTCAACCACAAGCTGGACTTCGAGGACGCGGCCGGGCTGCGGTGGTTCCTCGACCGGGGTGTGGACGTGAACGCCCACCACTGCCTGCACCACGCGATCGGGCGCGGGCGCGGACTGCGCGTCCTGACCATGCTGCTCGACGCGGGCGCGGACGTGAACCGGCCGTGGGACCGGTGGGACGTCGGGCGTCGCCCGCTCGCCCTGGCCGCGCGCTGCGGGCACCTCGCGGCGTACGAGCTGCTGGCGTCCCGCGGCGCGGTCGCCGAACTCGACGCCGTGGACGCGGCGGTGCTCGCCGTGGCGCGCGGCGAGTCGGCCGCGCTGCCGCGCGCGACGCCGTCGGTCCGGGGAACGCCCGACGGCGACGACGGCGGCTGGCTGCTCGGCCAGTTCGCCGGCCTCGGGCGGACCGGGGTGGTGGCGGCCCTGCTGGACGGCGGGATGGCCGTCGACACGCGCGGGTGGAGCGGCTTCACCCCGCTCGACCAGGCCGCGCTGAACGGCCGCCTCGACACCGCGCGCCTGCTCGTGGCGCGGGGCGCGGACCTCGCGGACACGGCGTTCGACGAGCACGGCCCGACGCCGCTGGACTGCGCGATCTGGGGTTCGCGGCACAACCGGACCGACGACGGCGACTACGTCGGCACGGTGGCCCTCCTGGTCGGGGCGGGCGCGCCCACCTGCCACACCCCGCCGACCGGCGATCCGGGTATCGACGCGCTGCTGCGGTGA
- a CDS encoding tetratricopeptide repeat protein translates to MEWEQRVTEVWARFDEVPEEDFPALVESAVEGAPPAVAAFELAGAFDSTGHPDRAVPLYREALDLGLTGEHRRRAVIQLASSLRNLGQPEVAVDLLTAERDAGSDDLDDAVRAFLALALVDVGREREAVSLALGALAPHLPRYQRSLRDYARELLG, encoded by the coding sequence ATGGAGTGGGAGCAGCGGGTCACCGAGGTGTGGGCACGGTTCGACGAGGTGCCCGAAGAAGATTTCCCCGCCCTGGTGGAGTCGGCGGTCGAGGGTGCGCCGCCCGCGGTCGCCGCCTTCGAGCTGGCGGGGGCGTTCGACTCGACCGGGCACCCGGACCGGGCCGTCCCGCTGTACCGGGAGGCGCTGGACCTGGGCCTGACCGGCGAACACCGCCGCCGCGCCGTGATCCAGCTGGCGAGCTCCCTGCGCAACCTCGGTCAGCCGGAGGTCGCGGTGGACCTGCTGACCGCCGAGCGCGACGCCGGGTCGGACGACCTCGACGACGCGGTGCGGGCGTTCCTGGCGCTCGCGCTGGTCGACGTGGGGCGGGAGCGGGAGGCGGTGTCGCTGGCCCTGGGCGCGCTGGCCCCGCACCTGCCGCGCTACCAGCGCTCCCTGAGGGACTACGCGCGGGAACTGCTCGGCTGA
- a CDS encoding cytochrome P450: MTLRLPKEYTARKPGLPFDPAAGQAELGAQGPVHRIELADGEPAWLITGHAEARAVLADPRMSSDRFRSERAMSKLPPKLRKMLTEQDVRAGNFLTMDPPEHTRYRKLLTGQFTVRRMRQLEPRIHEIVTDHLDRMIAAGTKADLVQAFALPVPSLVICELLGVEYDDRDEFQERSATLLRLDTPTDDLVRASEELRAFMLDLVRAKRAKPTDDLLSGLIEAAPDLTDAELVGISTLLLIAGHETTANMLALGTFALLEHPAELAKLQADPALIDSAVEELLRYLSIVHIGPVRTTLEEVEIAGVTIPFDSTVLVSVPMANRDPRNFDAPGVLDVARPRPSHLAFGHGVHQCLGQQLARVEMTVGFAELLRRLPGLRLDLPPSEVPLRSDMLVYGVHRLPVAWDA; this comes from the coding sequence ATGACGTTACGCCTGCCGAAGGAGTACACCGCGCGGAAACCCGGCCTGCCGTTCGACCCGGCCGCGGGGCAGGCCGAACTGGGCGCGCAGGGCCCGGTCCACCGGATCGAGCTGGCCGACGGCGAGCCCGCGTGGCTGATCACCGGTCACGCGGAGGCGCGCGCGGTGCTCGCCGACCCCCGGATGAGCTCCGACCGGTTCCGGAGCGAGCGCGCGATGAGCAAGCTGCCGCCGAAGCTGCGCAAGATGCTGACCGAGCAGGACGTGCGCGCGGGCAACTTCCTCACGATGGACCCGCCCGAGCACACCCGGTACCGCAAGCTGCTCACCGGCCAGTTCACCGTGCGGCGGATGCGGCAGCTCGAACCGCGCATCCACGAGATCGTCACCGACCACCTGGACCGGATGATCGCGGCCGGGACCAAGGCCGACCTGGTGCAGGCGTTCGCGCTGCCGGTGCCGTCCCTGGTGATCTGCGAGCTGCTCGGCGTCGAGTACGACGACCGCGACGAGTTCCAGGAGCGCTCGGCGACGCTGCTGCGGCTCGACACGCCGACCGACGACCTGGTGCGGGCGTCCGAGGAGCTGCGGGCGTTCATGCTCGACCTGGTGCGGGCCAAGCGCGCCAAGCCGACCGACGACCTGCTGTCCGGCCTGATCGAGGCGGCGCCCGACCTGACCGACGCCGAACTCGTCGGCATCTCCACGCTGCTGCTCATCGCCGGCCACGAGACCACCGCCAACATGCTCGCGCTCGGCACGTTCGCGCTGCTCGAACACCCGGCGGAGCTGGCCAAGCTACAGGCGGACCCGGCGCTGATCGACAGCGCCGTCGAGGAGCTGCTGCGGTACCTGTCGATCGTGCACATCGGTCCGGTGCGCACCACGCTGGAGGAGGTCGAGATCGCCGGCGTGACCATCCCGTTCGACTCGACGGTGCTCGTCTCCGTGCCGATGGCCAACCGCGACCCGCGCAACTTCGACGCGCCCGGCGTGCTCGACGTGGCCCGGCCGCGCCCCTCGCACCTGGCGTTCGGGCACGGCGTCCACCAGTGCCTCGGCCAGCAGCTCGCGCGCGTCGAGATGACGGTCGGCTTCGCCGAGCTGCTGCGCCGCCTGCCCGGCCTCCGCCTCGACCTGCCGCCGTCCGAGGTGCCGCTGCGCAGCGACATGCTCGTCTACGGCGTGCACCGCCTGCCGGTGGCCTGGGACGCCTGA
- a CDS encoding TetR/AcrR family transcriptional regulator encodes MNRPAGLRERKKQATRTALADAALRLCVEHGVEAVTVEQVARDAGVSLRTFFNYFSSKEEAIVAGDAATAEALVRAFAGRPPAEPVLEALRRALVEIVADCVDRAQAEQLRALRRAPSLLPHQMAAFHAQERALAGAVAERMGVEPGSDLFPNLLAATVMTALRVVVAWWLDAGDGRPLADLVETAVDQLDAGFARQASQATGRRCTP; translated from the coding sequence ATGAACCGCCCTGCCGGCCTGCGTGAGCGCAAGAAGCAAGCAACCCGCACGGCCTTGGCCGATGCCGCGCTCCGCCTGTGCGTCGAGCACGGTGTCGAGGCCGTCACGGTCGAGCAGGTGGCGCGGGACGCGGGCGTGTCGCTGCGGACGTTCTTCAACTACTTCTCCTCCAAGGAGGAGGCCATCGTCGCGGGCGACGCGGCGACGGCCGAGGCCCTCGTCCGCGCGTTCGCCGGCAGGCCGCCCGCCGAACCGGTGCTGGAGGCCCTGCGCCGGGCGCTGGTGGAGATCGTCGCGGACTGCGTCGACCGGGCGCAGGCGGAGCAGTTGCGGGCGCTGCGCCGCGCGCCCTCGCTGCTGCCGCACCAGATGGCCGCGTTCCACGCCCAGGAGCGCGCCCTGGCGGGCGCGGTCGCCGAGCGGATGGGGGTGGAGCCCGGCTCCGACCTGTTCCCGAACCTGCTCGCCGCCACCGTCATGACCGCGTTGCGGGTCGTGGTGGCGTGGTGGCTGGACGCGGGGGACGGGCGTCCGTTGGCCGACCTGGTCGAGACCGCGGTCGACCAACTGGACGCCGGGTTCGCCCGTCAGGCGTCCCAGGCCACCGGCAGGCGGTGCACGCCGTAG